Proteins encoded by one window of Paroedura picta isolate Pp20150507F chromosome 9, Ppicta_v3.0, whole genome shotgun sequence:
- the LOC143844639 gene encoding myelin P2 protein-like translates to MCNKFVGSWRLVSSENFDDYMKELGVGLATRKLGSLAKPKVIIRMKGDVVTIRTESAFRNTEITFKLGQEFEETTADNRKTKTTITLDKGSLVQVQKWNGKESTIRRKLIDGKMVVECIMKGVTCRRVYERM, encoded by the exons ATGTGCAACAAATTTGTGGGGTCCTGGAGACTGGTCTCCAGTGAAAACTTTGATGATTACATGAAAGAACTGG GTGTGGGGTTGGCTACCCGGAAACTTGGCAGCCtggccaagcccaaggtcataaTCCGCATGAAGGGTGATGTGGTAACCATTCGAACAGAAAGTGCCTTCAGAAACACAGAGATCACATTTAAGTTGGGCCAGGAATTTGAAGAAACCACAGCAGATAACAGGAAAACCAAG ACAACCATAACTTTAGATAAAGGCTCATTGGTTCAAGTACAGAAGTGGAATGGCAAGGAGTCAACTATAAGAAGAAAACTAATTGATGGGAAAATGGTGGTG GAATGCATCATGAAAGGAGTCACCTGTAGGCGAGTCTATGAGAGAATGTGA